The window AGGACGGGAAGCGTGGCGGCGGGGTTGAGCGACAGGAATTCTTTGCGCCGCAGCCAGGGTTTCTCCTCGATCAGGGCCAGCTCCTCGCCATACTCCCCGAAGGAGAGGCGGACAAAACGGCAGGCGGCGAAGAGTGGGTGATGAAACAGGGTCAGCATGGCACTGGTGAAAATACGAACGCTCTGGCCTTTTCAAGGCGGCAAGGCTAATTCTCGGCCGTTTCGAGTCGGGCGCGGGACCTTTCGACCTATAGGCGCTCATCCCTTGCGTGACAAGCAAGCGGCGCCGCCAACCCAAAGGCATTTCCATGAGCGAACAGACGATCGTCGGCGCGGCATTGCTCGGCATTCTCGAGGGACTGACGGAGTTCATACCGGTTTCCTCGACCGGACACATCCTGCTGGCCGGCCATTTCCTGGGGTTCCAGTCGACCGGTAAGTCGTTCGAGGTCCTTATCCAGCTCGGCGCGATTCTTGCGATCCTCTCCGTCTATTTCGCCCGGCTCTGGAACATGCTCGTCACGCTGCCGTCCGACCGCGGCACGCAGACCTTCGTCGGGGGCATCCTGATCGCGTTCCTGCCGGCGGCCGTGATCGGCGCGTTGGCGCACAGCTTCATCAAGGACGTGCTGTTCGAGACGCCGATGCTGATCTGCGTGATGCTGATCCTTGGCGGGTTCGTGCTGCTGTGGGTGGACAGGCGTCAGGTCGAGCCGAAATACACCGATGCGGCGAAGTTTCCGCTCTCCGTCTATTTCCGGATCGGCTTGTTCCAGTGCCTGGCGATGATTCCCGGCACGTCGCGCTCCGGCGCGACGATCGTCGGCGCGCTGCTGCTGGGAGCAGACAAGCGCTCGGCGGCGGAATTCTCGTTCTTCCTCGCCATGCCGACGATGGCGGGCGCGTTCGCCTACGACCTCTACCAGAACCGCGACATTCTCACCGCCGCCGATCTCCCGATCATCGCGACGGGGTTCGTGTTCGCGTTCGTCAGCGCTGTACTGGTCGTGCGCAGGCTGCTCGATTTCGTCTCGAAGCGTGGCTACGCACCCTTCGCGTGGTGGCGGCTGATCGTCGGCACGGCCGGTCTGGTCGCGCTTCTCGTCTGGGGCTGACCGCCGTCACAAATCCATGAACCCCCGGCGGATCATGTCGAGTGCCAGCAGCGTGATGCCGATCCTGAACCAGCGCCGGAAGGTTTCTTCCGGCAGCGCCTCCAGCCACCGGCTGCCATAGACCGTTCCGAGATAGCCCGACGCGATCATGATCGCGACCAGCGGCAGCCATTGCGCGAAGGCAAATCCCGCAAAGCCGAACACGACGACCTTGAGAAAATGCTGGATCGTCATGCCGGCGGCATGGGTGGCGATCAGCGCCTTGCGGTCGTCCGGGATGATCTGGGCGAAAAAGGCCGAGAGCAGCGCCCCGGTCGCACCGACGAACATCGTGATCAGGGCCGTGACGCCGCTGCCGATGGCGATGCCGGCATGCCCCAACCGCTCGAAGCCGGGGATCTTCGCCCACGTCACCGCGATGATGAAGACGCCGAGCACGAGCTTGAGCACCGCATCCGGCAATTGCACGACGACCATCGCGCCCGCGACCGCGCCGACGAGCGATCCGGCGACGAACGGCAGGAAGATCGTATGCCGGACATGCGCTCGCTGGTGCCATGCGCGTCCGGTGTTCGAGCCGAGCTGCACCGCGCCGTGAACCGGAATGAGTGCGGCGACCGGCACGAAGAGGCCCATCAGGGTCAGCATCGCGACGCCCCCGCCGACGCCGAAAGCGGCGGTCAGCGCGGAGGTGAAGAAACTGGCGACGACGAGCAGCGCGGCGACCGCCATGCCGATCCCCTCGGGCAGCAGGGCGGCAATCGTCTCCAAGTGCCGGCGACGCCTATGCGGAGGTTGGTTTGTTGAACTGTCCCGCCGGACGATACTGCCAGAGGTATGATGGCAGGATCGCATCCATCGGCTGGGGCTGGATGCCGAGACCGGCAAAGGTGCGGCCTTCGCTCTCGGCCTCGGGCGAGACGACCGTGTCGGTCTTGAGCATCTCGACCTGGTCCGTCGTGAGCAGCGGATTGGGGAGCAGGCCCAGCACCGAGCCCATCAGACCTGCCGCCCACCATGGAACGGGCACGAGCAGGCGCTTGCGGCCGATCACCGACAGCATCTGCTCCATGCACTGCTTGAAAGTCAGCGTCTCGGGGCCGCCAAGCTCGTAGATGCGGCCGCCTTCGATCACGCCGTCGACCGAGCGCGCGATCGCCTCGGCGACGTCGCCGACATAGACGGGCTGGAACTTCGTTTCGCCGCAGCCGATCAGCGGCAATGCAGGCGAGAGCCGCGACATGGCGGCGAAGCGGTTGAAGAAGCCGTCCTCGGGCCCGAAGACGATCGACGGGCGGAAGATCACCGCGTCCTTGACCGTATCCAGCACGGCCTGCTCGCCGCGCGACTTGGTGCGGGCATAGGCGGCTTGCGATTGTGCGTTGGCGCCGATCGCAGAGACATGCGTCAGCTTCGCGCCTGCGGCACGGGCAGCTTCCGCCACGGCTCGCGCACCGAAATCCTGCACCGCGTCGAAACGCTGGCGCCCGCTTTCGAACAGGATGCCGACGAGGTTGATGACATGGTCAGCGCCCTGCACCGCGCGGTCGATCGACCAGCGCACGCGCAGATTGGCCTGAACCGCCTGGATCTGGCCGACATTGCCGAGCGGCTGCAAATGGCCGGCGAGGTTCGGATTGCGCACCGCGACCCGAACGCGGTAGCCGCGACGGGCCAGGGCACGCACGACGTGACGGCCGAGGAAGCCGGAGCCTCCGAAAACGGTGACGAGCGGTGGCACCTTTGTGATGGCGGTCATCGCGGGCTCTCCATTGCCTGCCTTGTTCCGCCGCTTCTTAGCGCCTCCGCGCGGAAAGGCAAAGGGTGGCGTTGCGCATCCGACGGACGATTTTGCTTCACGTGTCGGAATGGGGCGGCTAAGAGGGGCGGCTTTGAGGCTGGAGGGACGTCCGTGGGGTTCGCAAGCAGGATTTTGATGACGGCGCTCGCCGTGATCACGATGTCGACGGCAGCCTTCGCCGCCGAGGAGCACGGGCTTCCCGGTGCCACGATGTCGCTTCTCTGGGCGATACCGTTCGTCGGTATCCTCCTGTCGATCGCGACCGGCCCGCTTCTCTATCCGCATGTGTGGGAACATCATTACGGCAAGATCACCGCCGCCTGGTCGGCGCTCGTCGTCATTCCCCTTTTGGCGGCGTTCGGCGTCGATGCGACGGTCTATTCCGTGCTTCACACGATGCTGCTCGAATACATGTCGTTCATCATCCTGCTGTTTGCGCTGTTTACGATCTCGGGCGGCATCCTGATTGCCGGAAACATCCACGGCACGCCGCTGGTCAATGCGGGCCTGCTGGTGATCGGCGCGCTTCTGGCCTCGGTGATCGGCACGACCGGTGCGTCGATGATCATGATCCGGCCCATCATCCGCGCCAACGACAACCGCCCCTTCAACGCGCATGTGATCGTGTTCTTCATCTTCCTCGTGTCGAACATCGGCGGTTCGCTGACGCCGCTCGGTGATCCGCCGCTGTTTCTCGGCTTCCTGCGCGGAGTCGACTTCTTCTGGACGACGACCCACCTGCTGCCCGAAATGCTGTTCGTCGGCGTCATCGTGCTTGCCGCCTTCATCGTGCTCGACGTGATCCTGCACAGGCGTGAAAACGGCCTGCCCAAGATCAAGGATCCGACGCCGGATTCGAAGGTGCGCATTCGCGGTCTCGTGAACCTGCCGCTGCTGGGCGGCGTCATTGCGGCGATCCTGATGTCGGGGGTCTGGAAGCCGGGCATCGGCTTCACGGTCGGCGGTGTCGAGGTCGAGCTTCAGAATCTGCTGCGCGACGTCATCATCCTGGCGCTCGCGCTCATCTCCCTCCTAATCTCCAGCAAGGAATATCGCGCGGCCAACGGCTTCAACTGGGAGCCGATCAAGGAAGTCGCCAAGCTCTTCGCCGGCATCTTCATCTGCATCATCCCGGTAATCGCGATCCTGCGTGCCGGCCTCGACGGCGGCTTTGCGCCGCTGGTCGCACTGGTGACGGGGCCTGACGGCGCGCCAAACGACTTCGCCTATTTCTGGCTGACGGGCGTGCTCTCGTCCTTCCTCGACAACGCGCCCACCTATCTCGTCTTCTTCGAACTCGCAGGCGGCGATCCGCAGGTCCTGATGACCACTCTGTCGCGCACGCTCGTCGCGATCTCGGCCGGTGCGGTCTTCATGGGCGCGAACACCTATATTGGCAACGCGCCGAACTTCATGGTCTATGCCATCGCGCGCGGCCAGGGCGTCAACATGCCGAGCTTCTTCGGCTACATGCTCTGGTCCGGCGTCGTGCTGGTGCCGACGTTCATCCTCATGAGCCTGGTGTTCTTCTAGTCGAGCGTCCGGCGGAAGCGCACAAGCGCGACGGACGCATAGGCGAGGATGAAGAGGCAGAGAACCGCGGCCTCGAACCCCACGTCGGAGGCATTCGCGCCCTTGAGCATCACGGCGCGGATGATGCGCAGGAAGTGGGTCAGCGGGAAGAACTCGCCGATCCACTGCGCCCAGACCGGCATGCCGCGAAACGGGAACATGAAGCCCGACAGCATGATCGACGGCAGGAAAAAGAAGAAGGTGAGCTGCAGCG is drawn from Mesorhizobium sp. CAU 1732 and contains these coding sequences:
- a CDS encoding undecaprenyl-diphosphate phosphatase, with amino-acid sequence MSEQTIVGAALLGILEGLTEFIPVSSTGHILLAGHFLGFQSTGKSFEVLIQLGAILAILSVYFARLWNMLVTLPSDRGTQTFVGGILIAFLPAAVIGALAHSFIKDVLFETPMLICVMLILGGFVLLWVDRRQVEPKYTDAAKFPLSVYFRIGLFQCLAMIPGTSRSGATIVGALLLGADKRSAAEFSFFLAMPTMAGAFAYDLYQNRDILTAADLPIIATGFVFAFVSAVLVVRRLLDFVSKRGYAPFAWWRLIVGTAGLVALLVWG
- a CDS encoding sulfite exporter TauE/SafE family protein; its protein translation is METIAALLPEGIGMAVAALLVVASFFTSALTAAFGVGGGVAMLTLMGLFVPVAALIPVHGAVQLGSNTGRAWHQRAHVRHTIFLPFVAGSLVGAVAGAMVVVQLPDAVLKLVLGVFIIAVTWAKIPGFERLGHAGIAIGSGVTALITMFVGATGALLSAFFAQIIPDDRKALIATHAAGMTIQHFLKVVVFGFAGFAFAQWLPLVAIMIASGYLGTVYGSRWLEALPEETFRRWFRIGITLLALDMIRRGFMDL
- a CDS encoding complex I NDUFA9 subunit family protein — its product is MTAITKVPPLVTVFGGSGFLGRHVVRALARRGYRVRVAVRNPNLAGHLQPLGNVGQIQAVQANLRVRWSIDRAVQGADHVINLVGILFESGRQRFDAVQDFGARAVAEAARAAGAKLTHVSAIGANAQSQAAYARTKSRGEQAVLDTVKDAVIFRPSIVFGPEDGFFNRFAAMSRLSPALPLIGCGETKFQPVYVGDVAEAIARSVDGVIEGGRIYELGGPETLTFKQCMEQMLSVIGRKRLLVPVPWWAAGLMGSVLGLLPNPLLTTDQVEMLKTDTVVSPEAESEGRTFAGLGIQPQPMDAILPSYLWQYRPAGQFNKPTSA
- a CDS encoding sodium:proton antiporter, translated to MTALAVITMSTAAFAAEEHGLPGATMSLLWAIPFVGILLSIATGPLLYPHVWEHHYGKITAAWSALVVIPLLAAFGVDATVYSVLHTMLLEYMSFIILLFALFTISGGILIAGNIHGTPLVNAGLLVIGALLASVIGTTGASMIMIRPIIRANDNRPFNAHVIVFFIFLVSNIGGSLTPLGDPPLFLGFLRGVDFFWTTTHLLPEMLFVGVIVLAAFIVLDVILHRRENGLPKIKDPTPDSKVRIRGLVNLPLLGGVIAAILMSGVWKPGIGFTVGGVEVELQNLLRDVIILALALISLLISSKEYRAANGFNWEPIKEVAKLFAGIFICIIPVIAILRAGLDGGFAPLVALVTGPDGAPNDFAYFWLTGVLSSFLDNAPTYLVFFELAGGDPQVLMTTLSRTLVAISAGAVFMGANTYIGNAPNFMVYAIARGQGVNMPSFFGYMLWSGVVLVPTFILMSLVFF